Genomic window (Marinobacter fonticola):
AAAGGTCGTCGACGGCTTCGTGATCGCCGCATTCAAAAGCGCATTGGGCCGCCGCCAGGTAATTGATCAGCGGTGTATCGGCCTTGTCGGCGGAGGTTTCCAGCAGCTTGCGTGCGCGTGGCCAATTGCCTTCGGCTAGCGATAGCAGGCCCCGGGTGGTGCGCCGGCGCGCGCGGCGTTCGGCGCTTTGGTTGAGCCAGTTACTGACGATGCCGGTACCGCTGCGCAGACGCCGGGCAACCACCAGGATGGCCTGAAGCAGCAGCGTGACGACCAGCAGTAACAGAACGCCAACCCAGAAATTGGTTTCGATCAGGTAGTTGCCCAGGCTGATTCGGATATAGCCGCTGTCGTACTGCAAGCCCAGACTCAACACGGCGCCGAGCAGCAGCGCGATCAGTAGTATGAGGAAGACTCGTCTCATGATGCGTCGCCCGCCTTATCCCCGGCCGGCGCGGGTGAGGCTGGAGACCGGGATTGCTCGCTTTGAGGCGGCGAGGAGGCCTCGCCGCCGGTCGCATTGCGACGACCCTCCAAGCGGGCTTTGAGCAGGTTCAGGGGCTCGCTGATATCCGGCAATTCCGGATTGATGTCTTTTTCACTGAGTTCTGCGAGTTTCTCGCGAAGGGCGCGCACTGGGGCGTGGCTGCCATCGTACCAAGTGTCGAGCCAGTCGCGGGCTTTGGCCAGCGCTCGCTCGTAGAGAGTTTGATTGCCGCTCAGCAACGCCAGCTGCGCCTCTTCGAGCATCAGTCGCATGTTGAGCCGGGCGTAGACACTTTGTTCCGGCGCCAGCAGGGGTTTGACCGGTTCGTCCAGGCGGCGGATGGCAATCGCTTCGCCGAGGGTGGATTTGATCTGGTTCCAGCCGCGGGCGAACGTGCTGGAAGCCTCGGCCGATGATCCTTGGTCCATCGGCTGGGCTTGTCCCGCGCTGGCCTCCAAAGCGAGGGCGCTTTCGGTTAGGTTGTTGATGGCATCGATAGCGGCGTCCAGCTGCAAGTAGAGGCCGGTTCGATCCACGTCCTCGATGCTCTTGAGCGCCATGACGTCCTTGGCGACCTGCTTGCGCACCGGATAGGTGCCTGGGTCGTCGGTCTGGTTTAGGACGTCGTCGGCGGCCAGCAAGGCGGAAAGAGCGCCATCGATATCCTGTTCGATCTGCAGGCGCTGGTTGGCGATGCGCAGCAGGTACTCGGCTTCGGCCAGCAGCCAGTCGGTGCGGCCGCGATTGCCGGCATCCAGCAGCGTCTGGGCGTTATGGTCGATCTGCCGGCGCATGTCCGAGATCAGCTTTTGCTGCTCGTTAATGGAGGCTTGCAAAGACTGCAAGCGACTGTCGAGCTGACTGCCGGTTTGGCTGTAGTTGCGGTCAAGCCGGTCTGTCGTGGATTGCAGGTGTTCGATGCTTTGTTGCAGCGATTGCTGCTGTTGCCACTGATGCCAGCTCCACAGCGCTAAAAAAACGAGGCCGACGACGGCGATGGCGACGATGAGCCAGAGAGGCCAAAGGCGCCGTGGCCGTGGTGAGGACGGCGAAACCGGGGCGGGCAGGTTGTTTTTTGACTCAGTCACAGGCGTCCTTACTCGTTAATGGCTATTCCGGCGCGAGGGTGTCTGGGCCGGCGGTCCGGGCAACTTCAGTTAAGCTGCATGAGGCAATCGATCAGGCCCTCCGGCGTCAGTCTTTGCGGGATATGAACGCGCTCAAAGCCGACGGCCCGCGCCGTTTCCGCCACATGGGCGACCGGCACCAGCAGGTTGCGGAGTTTAAGATTATGATCAGTATTCTCACCCAGTGCGATGAGATTGTTCAATGTTTCTCCTGACAGCACGATAATGGCATGGGGATCGAAGGCCGTCAGTGCGCTATCTATTGTTTTAGTAGGGTAGTCGGGACAAACGCGCGCGTAGAGTTCCATTTTATCCACCCGGGCTTGACGTTGTTGCAATGTCTGGCCCAGCAATTCCCGGCCGCCGACACCTTTGGCGATCAGAATCCGTTCGCCGGCAGGCTTAGCCAGTGACGGCAGCGCCAACAGGTGTTCGCTCGTGAAACCATCCGGCGGCACGGTAACGGTCAATCCGGCCTCGCGCAGTATGTCTGCCGTGCCACTGCCGACGCCATACCAGTTTAGACCGATGGGCCATTGGGGCCACCAGTCTTCGGCGTACTCAACGAAGGCCCGTGCCGCGCCGGGACTCACGGCAATGACGTGCCGGTACTCATCCAGCGCCAGCATCATCGTACGGCGCTGGGGAGTATCCGGCAGTGAGCGTCGTTCCAGTAAGGGCAGAACCCGGGTTTGCGCGCCCTCGCCTTTGAGATGGTCGGCGAGCAAATCGGCATCGGGCTGGGGACGGCAGATCAATACCCGCAATCCGCTCAGCGACGCGTTATTCGATCTCGTAGCCATAGATGTCGGCAAGAATTCGGTTCGCGCCCATTGCCAGCAAGTCCTCGGCCAGTTCCCGGCCAAGTCGCTCGCCTTCGGTCCTCGGGGCACGTCCTTCCACTCGCAGGATTTCCGTGCCGTCCACTTTACCGACCAGGCCGCGTAGCCAGAGCGTGTCGTTATCCTCCAGCAGGGCGTAGGAGGCGATGGGTACTTGGCAGCCGCCTTCCAGGCGCTTGTTCAGGGCGCGTTCGGCGTGGACCCGGTCGGCAGAATCCCGGTGGTTCAGGGGCTTGAGCAGCTCGATCAACTCGGCGTCGTCGGTTCGGCATTCGATGCCCAAGGCGCCTTGGCCGACCGCGGGAAGCGATACTGTGTCGGGCATGTTGTAGCGGATACGGTCGTGAAAACCCAGTCGCTTGAGGCCGGAGCTGGCCAGCACGATGGCATCGTATTCGCCCGCATCCAGCTTGGCCAGACGGGTGTTGACGTTACCGCGCAGCGTGTGGAC
Coding sequences:
- a CDS encoding uroporphyrinogen-III synthase, whose product is MATRSNNASLSGLRVLICRPQPDADLLADHLKGEGAQTRVLPLLERRSLPDTPQRRTMMLALDEYRHVIAVSPGAARAFVEYAEDWWPQWPIGLNWYGVGSGTADILREAGLTVTVPPDGFTSEHLLALPSLAKPAGERILIAKGVGGRELLGQTLQQRQARVDKMELYARVCPDYPTKTIDSALTAFDPHAIIVLSGETLNNLIALGENTDHNLKLRNLLVPVAHVAETARAVGFERVHIPQRLTPEGLIDCLMQLN
- a CDS encoding uroporphyrinogen-III C-methyltransferase, with protein sequence MTESKNNLPAPVSPSSPRPRRLWPLWLIVAIAVVGLVFLALWSWHQWQQQQSLQQSIEHLQSTTDRLDRNYSQTGSQLDSRLQSLQASINEQQKLISDMRRQIDHNAQTLLDAGNRGRTDWLLAEAEYLLRIANQRLQIEQDIDGALSALLAADDVLNQTDDPGTYPVRKQVAKDVMALKSIEDVDRTGLYLQLDAAIDAINNLTESALALEASAGQAQPMDQGSSAEASSTFARGWNQIKSTLGEAIAIRRLDEPVKPLLAPEQSVYARLNMRLMLEEAQLALLSGNQTLYERALAKARDWLDTWYDGSHAPVRALREKLAELSEKDINPELPDISEPLNLLKARLEGRRNATGGEASSPPQSEQSRSPASPAPAGDKAGDAS
- the hemC gene encoding hydroxymethylbilane synthase; protein product: MTERTLRIATRNSALALWQAEFIKAELERMYPHVTVELLGIKTRGDKILDVPLAKIGGKALFVKELEEAMLDGRADLAVHSMKDVPMTFPENLGLVAICEREDPTDAFVSNHYANVDALPEGAVVGTASMRRESQLRAYRPDLKVHTLRGNVNTRLAKLDAGEYDAIVLASSGLKRLGFHDRIRYNMPDTVSLPAVGQGALGIECRTDDAELIELLKPLNHRDSADRVHAERALNKRLEGGCQVPIASYALLEDNDTLWLRGLVGKVDGTEILRVEGRAPRTEGERLGRELAEDLLAMGANRILADIYGYEIE